The genomic interval TACGTTCTGCGCAAGGGTGGTTGGGATACGCACGGGCTGCCCGTTGAGATCGAGGTAGAGAAAGAACTCGGCATCAACCACAAGCGCGAGATCGAGGCGTATGGCATTGCCGAATTCAACAAAAAGTGCCGCGAAAGCGTTCTGCGCTACCTTGAGGATTGGGAACGCCTGACGGAACGGATGGGATTCTGGGTCTCTTTGGAGGATGCTTACGTCACCTTCAAGAACGAGTACATCGAATCCGTGTGGTGGATTCTGAAGCAGTTCTTTGATAAGGACTTGCTCTTTCAGGATTACAAAACCGTCCCCTACTGCGCCCGCTGCGGGACTCCGCTGAGCAGCCACGAAATCTCGGACGCCTATGAAGATGTAGACGATCCCTCGGTGTTCGTCCGCTTTCGGCTGAAAGATGAGCCGAACACTGCCTTCCTTGTCTGGACGACGACCCCCTGGACGCTCCCCGGCAATGTCGCCCTTGCCGTCGGGCGGGAGGTTGATTATGTCCTTGTTGAGGGACCGGCGCAGTATGGCGCAGAAGGCGAGACAGAACGCCTGATCTTGGCAAAGGCGCTCATGGGGAAGGCGCTCAAAAAGCCAGAGTTGTACACGGTTGTTCGGGAAATGAAGGGTGCAGACCTTCTAGGCAAGCACTACGAGCCGCTGTATACCTTCCTCCCCGTCACGGCGGATTACGCCTATGTGGTGGATGGATCGCACTTCGTCAGCACCGAGGATGGGTCGGGCATTGTCCATATTGCCCCCGCTTTTGGTCAGGACGATATGGAAATGGGCAAGGCAAACCGGCTGCCGACGCTGCTCACGGTGAAAGCGGATGGGGCGTTTGTGGATGCGGTAACGCCCTGGGCGGGCGTCTGGGTGAAGGATGCCGATCCACAGATCATCAAAGAACTGCGCGGGCGAAAACTGTTGTTTCGGGCAGAGACGTACCGCCACCCCTACCCGTTCTGTTGGCGGTGCAAATCGCCCCTACTCTACTATGCCCGTGAGACGTGGTATATTCGCACGACCCAGTTCCGCGATGAACTGGTCGGCTTGAACGATACAATCCACTGGACGCCTGACCACATCCGCGATGGGCGTTTTGGGATGTGGCTGGCAAACAACCGCGATTGGGCATTGGGGCGCGAACGCTATTGGGGGACGCCGCTTCCCGTCTGGGTGTGTGATAACCCTGAGTGCAAGCACAAGGAATGTGTTGGCGGGGCAAAGGAACTCAGCGCGAAGGTTGGGCGCGACCTGAGCGATCTTGACCTTCACCGCCCCTATGTTGATGAGGTGACATGGACATGTGCGGCGTGCAGTACGGGGACGATGCGCCGCGTCCCAGAACTGATCGATGTCTGGTTCGATTCAGGGGCGATGCCCTTTGCCCAGTGGGGCTACCCACACGGCGGCGAGGCGGCGAACAAACTCTTTGAAGAACAGTTCCCGGCAGATTACATCTGCGAGGCAATCGATCAGACACGCGGCTGGTTCTACAGTCTGCACGCCATCTCAACACTGCTGATGGGCAGTGTCGCTTACAAAAATGTGATCTGTTTGGGGCATCTTTTGGACGAACACGGGAAGAAAATGTCCAAGAGCAAGGGCAACGTGGTTGATCCTTGGTCGATCCTCAATAAGCAGGGGGCGGACACCGCCCGCTGGTATATGTACACAAGCGCCCCGCCGGGGGATAGCCGCCGCTTTTCGGGGAAACTTGTCGATGAGGTGATCAGCGGCTTTTACCTGACGCTGTGGAACACCTATAGTTTCTTCGTCACCTATGCCAACCTTGATTTCGCCGATGTGCGCGATATGCTGCGGGAAACTGTCCCCCTCCGCGCCCGTGATGAACTGGATCGTTGGATTTTAGGGGAGTTGAACACGCTCATCAGAACCGTCACACAGGCGTATGAGACCTACGATGTGACGGGCTGCACGCGCCCCATCGAAACATTCGTGGATGACCTCTCGAATTGGTGGCTGCGCCGTTCCCGCCGCCGTTTCTGGCAAGATTCCAGCGACGCGCAACATACGGCGAAACGTGCCGCCTATCAGACGCTCTATGAATGCCTGGTGGGAGTGGCGCGGCTGCTTGCTCCGGCAATGCCTTTCCTTGCCGAGGCGCTCTATCGCGGCTTGGTCACCGATCTGGATCCAACGGCGGCGGACAGCGTTCATCTGACGGCATGGCTGACGCCCAACGAATCGGTGATCGATCAGACGCTGCTGGACGAGATGCGGCTGATCAAACGTCTTGTCAGCCTCGGACACGCAGCCCGAAACAGCGTCAATCTGAAGGTGCGCCAACCGCTTGCCGAAGCCTCGTTTGGCGTGCGCACGGCGGCAGAAGCAGCCGCGCTGCGTCGCATGGCGCACACAGTGGGCGAAGAACTGAACGTGAAAGCAGTCCATGTCTTGGACGACTCTGCTACGGGAATGATGGTCAGCTATGTCCTGAACCCGCTCCCAGTGAAACTAGGGAAACGGTTGGGCAAGCACTTTCCGGCGGTGCAAAAGACACTCCGCGAGGGGGACGCTGCCAGCGTCACAGCATGGGCAACCGCGCTGCTTAAGGGGCAAAATGTCACCCTCGCCGTGAATGGCGCCTCGGTGGAGGTGACCCCCGATGAAGTGGAAGTGCTGCGGCGGGCGGCAGAGGGCTTTACCGTTGCTGAGGAAAACGGCTATGTGGCGGCACTTCAAACGGCGCTCACCGAGGCATTGATCCTCGAAGGGTTGGCGCGGGAGGTTGTGCGGCGGGTGAATACGATGCGCCGTGATGCCGACTATGGCTTGAGCGATACAATCACCGTCAGCTACACGGCAAGCGCGAAGGTGCGCCAAGCCTTAGCCCAGTTTGGGACGTATATTTCCGACGAAGTGCAGGCGACAGCCCTGACAGAAAGCACTGCCCCCAGTGGAGATCGCGTTGAGACCTTTGACTTTGACGGCGAAAGCGTGACACTGGCAGTCAAACGTGCCGGATAGTCATCCACTGTAGGCTGTCTCTATCGAGTTGTGGGGTTTGTTGCAACACTGACTCCGGCACTTAAAGCGCCGGAGTTACCATGCCAACAGAATCTGCGTTTGTATGCACCCATCAGGAGAGAAGGGTACACTCTTATGCCAAAAGTTATTTTTGTCGATTTACCCGAAGCCGCTGATTATAACGTGTACATTGTTGAACTTCCCTCCCAAGCGGATGAGAAAATCTATGTAGTTGATTTTCCCGCACAAGCACAGAAAAAGGTCTATGAGGTGGACGAACCGCGCAAGGCGGATAAAAAAGTCTACATTGTGAAATTTCCATCAGAGGCAACCTGACCTCTCGCGCCGACCAT from Anaerolineales bacterium carries:
- a CDS encoding isoleucine--tRNA ligase, with product MKFKPVSSRVDIQALEGEQLAFWREKKVFERTRTERESGKRYVFYEGPPTANGRPGIHHVMARSFKDLFPRYHIMKGEYVLRKGGWDTHGLPVEIEVEKELGINHKREIEAYGIAEFNKKCRESVLRYLEDWERLTERMGFWVSLEDAYVTFKNEYIESVWWILKQFFDKDLLFQDYKTVPYCARCGTPLSSHEISDAYEDVDDPSVFVRFRLKDEPNTAFLVWTTTPWTLPGNVALAVGREVDYVLVEGPAQYGAEGETERLILAKALMGKALKKPELYTVVREMKGADLLGKHYEPLYTFLPVTADYAYVVDGSHFVSTEDGSGIVHIAPAFGQDDMEMGKANRLPTLLTVKADGAFVDAVTPWAGVWVKDADPQIIKELRGRKLLFRAETYRHPYPFCWRCKSPLLYYARETWYIRTTQFRDELVGLNDTIHWTPDHIRDGRFGMWLANNRDWALGRERYWGTPLPVWVCDNPECKHKECVGGAKELSAKVGRDLSDLDLHRPYVDEVTWTCAACSTGTMRRVPELIDVWFDSGAMPFAQWGYPHGGEAANKLFEEQFPADYICEAIDQTRGWFYSLHAISTLLMGSVAYKNVICLGHLLDEHGKKMSKSKGNVVDPWSILNKQGADTARWYMYTSAPPGDSRRFSGKLVDEVISGFYLTLWNTYSFFVTYANLDFADVRDMLRETVPLRARDELDRWILGELNTLIRTVTQAYETYDVTGCTRPIETFVDDLSNWWLRRSRRRFWQDSSDAQHTAKRAAYQTLYECLVGVARLLAPAMPFLAEALYRGLVTDLDPTAADSVHLTAWLTPNESVIDQTLLDEMRLIKRLVSLGHAARNSVNLKVRQPLAEASFGVRTAAEAAALRRMAHTVGEELNVKAVHVLDDSATGMMVSYVLNPLPVKLGKRLGKHFPAVQKTLREGDAASVTAWATALLKGQNVTLAVNGASVEVTPDEVEVLRRAAEGFTVAEENGYVAALQTALTEALILEGLAREVVRRVNTMRRDADYGLSDTITVSYTASAKVRQALAQFGTYISDEVQATALTESTAPSGDRVETFDFDGESVTLAVKRAG